One window of Vanessa atalanta chromosome 9, ilVanAtal1.2, whole genome shotgun sequence genomic DNA carries:
- the LOC125066291 gene encoding transmembrane protein 147 → MTLYHFGNCLALVYAPYHMAYKFSGISEYATFSKCVYAGGLYIFTQLCKMLLLATFFPDSDNIQGGEYDIFLEILKATVDLADLLGLYFALNSIPGKGHAKILTAAIGWASAEVLVTRSILLWVGARGSEFDWRYVRSCAESNVALLQHASTAALVWLWTRSDLPRKHFPIVVTLLAISPYKSLIEEAIGSIFSLSAWALLGLRTVHATAIGLTALAMYAVLAQQIGI, encoded by the exons ATGACTTTATATCACTTCGGGAATTGTTTAGCGTTAGTTTACGCTCCATATCATATGGCTTATAAATTTTCGGGAAT ATCTGAATATGCAACATTTTCAAAATGCGTGTATGCTGGAGGACTTTATATTTTCACACAACTTTGTAAAATGTTGCTCTTAGCAACTTTTTTTCCCGATTCCGATAACATTCAAGGCGGTGAATATGATATATTTCTT GAAATTCTGAAAGCTACAGTTGATCTTGCTGATCTTCTTGGCTTATATTTTGCTCTAAATTCAATACCGGGGAAAGGACATGCAAAGATCTTGACAGCAGCAATAGGTTGGGCCAGTGCTGAG gTGCTAGTGACCCGCAGTATTCTCCTCTGGGTTGGTGCAAGAGGTTCCGAGTTTGACTGGCGATATGTGCGTTCATGTGCTGAGTCCAACGTAGCATTGTTACAGCATGCCTCTACTGCTGCTCTTGTTTGGCTCTGGACCCGCAGTGACCTGCCTCGAAAACATTTTCCCATAGTTGTTACACTTTTAGCTATATCTCCATACAAAAGTCTAATAGAAGAAGCCATTGGCAGTATTTTTTCTCTCAGTGCTTGGGCTTTATTGGGTCTTCGTACGGTACACGCCACTGCAATTGGCCTCACTGCTTTAGCTATGTATGCAGTTTTAGCTCAACAAATAGGAATATAA